One Diospyros lotus cultivar Yz01 chromosome 1, ASM1463336v1, whole genome shotgun sequence genomic window carries:
- the LOC127796629 gene encoding probable aspartyl protease At4g16563: MALFPSLLYSLFLLLFSPAAAATTIPLSLFHSNPSPDPYKNLIHVATQSLTRAYHLKNPQNAAAAAPLSTHGYGGYSVPLSFGTPPQTLQFVMDTGSDIVWFPCTRRYLCKKCSFHGADPSHSPLFIPKLSSSARILGCLNPKCGWIHNSNTTQCRDCKPGSKTCTQICPPYMIFYGSGSTGGFGLLDTLDFPGKRVPDFVVGCSVFSSRQPAGIAGFGRGRVSLPSQLGLKKFSFCLLSRKFDDTAESTALVLDGESDSGHKTRNVSYTPFVKNPNVAGKEAFSVYYYVGLRKITVGGKPVKIPYEHLSLGADGNGGTVVDSGSTFTYMTRKVFDLVESQFVGLVKDYQRAKEVETEIGLRPCFNISGAGKVALPEIRLHFKGGQEMALPLENYFVLAGRSGAVCLAVVTDGVVGPESSGGPAVILGSFQMQDFYVEYDLRNERFGFRRQICK; this comes from the coding sequence ATGGCCTTGTTCCCTTCTCTACTCTATTCTCTGTTCCTACTCCTCTTCTCGCcggccgccgccgccaccacTATCCCGCTCTCCCTGTTCCACTCGAACCCATCTCCAGATCCGTACAAAAACCTTATCCACGTAGCAACCCAGTCACTCACCAGAGCCTACCACCTCAAGAACCCCCAAAATGCGGCCGCCGCCGCCCCTCTTTCCACCCACGGCTACGGCGGCTACTCCGTTCCTCTCAGCTTCGGCACTCCCCCCCAAACCCTACAATTCGTCATGGACACCGGCAGCGACATTGTCTGGTTCCCCTGTACTCGCCGTTATCTCTGCAAGAAGTGCTCCTTCCATGGCGCCGATCCTTCTCATTCTCCTCTCTTCATCCCCAAGCTCTCGTCTTCGGCCAGAATTCTGGGCTGCTTGAACCCTAAATGCGGTTGGATTCACAATAGCAATACCACTCAGTGCAGAGACTGCAAACCCGGTTCCAAAACTTGCACTCAGATCTGCCCTCCGTACATGATCTTCTACGGCTCCGGCTCCACCGGCGGATTTGGGCTTCTCGATACCCTCGATTTTCCGGGAAAGAGAGTCCCGGACTTTGTCGTCGGATGCTCGGTTTTCTCCTCCCGGCAACCCGCCGGGATCGCCGGGTTCGGCCGTGGTCGAGTTTCGCTGCCGAGTCAACTCGGCCTCAAGAAATTCTCTTTCTGCCTCCTATCCCGGAAATTCGACGACACCGCCGAAAGCACCGCCCTTGTGCTGGACGGCGAGTCGGATTCGGGCCATAAGACCCGAAATGTCAGCTACACTCCATTTGTCAAGAACCCCAATGTCGCCGGAAAAGAAGCCTTCTCCGTCTACTACTACGTGGGTCTCCGGAAAATCACCGTCGGCGGGAAGCCCGTGAAAATCCCGTACGAGCACCTGTCGCTAGGAGCCGACGGGAACGGGGGCACCGTCGTCGACTCAGGCTCCACCTTCACGTACATGACCCGGAAAGTCTTCGATCTCGTGGAGAGTCAGTTCGTGGGGCTTGTGAAGGACTACCAGAGAGCGAAGGAAGTGGAGACGGAGATTGGGCTCCGGCCGTGCTTCAATATCTCCGGCGCCGGGAAGGTGGCGCTGCCGGAAATTCGGCTGCACTTCAAGGGCGGGCAGGAGATGGCGCTGCCGTTGGAGAATTACTTCGTGCTGGCGGGGAGAAGCGGGGCAGTGTGTCTGGCGGTGGTGACGGATGGGGTGGTGGGTCCGGAGAGTTCCGGGGGGCCGGCGGTGATCCTGGGCAGCTTTCAGATGCAGGATTTTTACGTGGAGTACGATCTGAGGAATGAGAGGTTTGGATTCCGGCGACAAATATGCAAGTGA